Proteins encoded in a region of the Burkholderia ubonensis subsp. mesacidophila genome:
- the tauA gene encoding taurine ABC transporter substrate-binding protein produces the protein MPRFSLIRRAAAALTALAAFAAPGAAHAESREVVIAYQDMVVPWRYAQASGEVEKATGYKVTFRKLDSGADVIRALASDSVQLGEAGSSPIAAGLSQGLDISLFWILDNINDAEALVARNGSGVTSVAALKGRKIGVPFVSTSHFHTLVALQAAGVNPNDVKIVNLRPPEVAAAWTRGDIDATYIWDPVLAKVKQSGTVLTTSGQVAKQSGKATFDGFVVSRKFARDNPEFVTRFVKVLAAADADYRAHAAAWKVGSPPVAAVAKVSGANAQDVPASLALYAFPTPAEQASPTWLGGGAQSGAAKSLAATAAFLKSQGTIQTVLADYSVGVDPQFVQKAAR, from the coding sequence ATGCCCCGTTTCAGCCTCATCCGCCGCGCCGCTGCCGCGCTGACCGCGCTCGCCGCCTTTGCCGCGCCCGGCGCGGCGCACGCCGAATCGCGCGAGGTCGTGATCGCCTACCAGGACATGGTCGTGCCGTGGCGCTACGCGCAGGCGAGCGGCGAGGTCGAGAAGGCAACCGGCTACAAGGTCACGTTCCGCAAGCTCGACAGCGGCGCGGACGTGATCCGCGCGCTAGCGTCGGACTCGGTGCAGCTCGGCGAGGCCGGCTCGAGCCCGATCGCGGCCGGCCTGTCGCAGGGGCTCGACATCTCGCTGTTCTGGATACTCGACAACATCAACGATGCCGAAGCGCTCGTCGCGCGCAACGGCTCCGGCGTGACGAGCGTCGCCGCGCTCAAGGGCAGGAAGATCGGCGTGCCGTTCGTGTCGACGTCGCACTTCCACACGCTCGTCGCGCTGCAGGCCGCGGGCGTCAACCCGAACGACGTGAAGATCGTCAACCTGCGCCCGCCCGAAGTCGCGGCGGCCTGGACGCGCGGCGACATCGACGCGACCTACATCTGGGATCCGGTGCTCGCGAAGGTCAAGCAGTCCGGCACGGTGCTGACGACATCCGGCCAGGTCGCGAAGCAGAGCGGCAAGGCCACCTTCGACGGCTTCGTCGTGAGCCGCAAGTTCGCGCGCGACAACCCCGAGTTCGTCACGCGCTTCGTCAAGGTGCTCGCGGCGGCTGACGCCGATTACCGCGCGCACGCCGCCGCATGGAAGGTCGGTTCGCCGCCGGTCGCGGCCGTCGCGAAGGTGTCCGGCGCGAACGCGCAGGACGTGCCGGCGAGCCTCGCGCTCTACGCATTCCCGACGCCCGCCGAGCAGGCGTCGCCGACGTGGCTCGGCGGCGGCGCGCAGTCGGGCGCCGCGAAGTCGCTCGCGGCGACGGCCGCGTTCCTGAAATCGCAGGGCACGATCCAGACGGTGCTCGCCGACTACTCGGTCGGCGTCGATCCGCAGTTCGTGCAGAAAGCCGCGCGCTGA
- the lipA gene encoding lipoyl synthase, producing the protein MTDLTASPAPADSAATPAYDPTAKQKAQAKTARIPIKVIPIERLKKPEWIRVKAATGSSRFNEIKTILREHNLHTVCEEASCPNIGECFGKGTATFMIMGDKCTRRCPFCDVGHGRPDPLDTDEPKNLARTIAALKLKYVVITSVDRDDLRDGGAAHFVECIREVREQSPETRIEILTPDFRGRLDRAISILNAAPPDVMNHNLETVPRLYKEARPGSDYAHSLKLLKDFKALHPDVATKSGLMVGLGETEEEILQVMRDLRAHDVDMLTVGQYLQPSEHHLPVRAYVHPDTFKMYEEEAYKMGFTHAAVGAMVRSSYHADLQAHGAGVV; encoded by the coding sequence ATGACTGACTTGACCGCTTCCCCCGCACCGGCCGATTCGGCCGCGACCCCTGCCTACGATCCGACCGCCAAGCAGAAGGCGCAGGCGAAGACGGCGCGCATCCCGATCAAGGTCATTCCGATCGAGCGGCTGAAGAAGCCCGAGTGGATTCGCGTGAAGGCGGCCACCGGCAGCTCGCGCTTCAACGAGATCAAGACGATCCTGCGCGAGCACAACCTGCATACGGTGTGCGAGGAAGCGAGCTGCCCGAACATCGGCGAGTGCTTCGGCAAGGGCACCGCGACGTTCATGATCATGGGCGACAAGTGCACGCGCCGCTGCCCGTTCTGCGACGTCGGCCACGGCCGTCCCGATCCGCTCGACACCGACGAGCCGAAGAACCTCGCGCGCACGATCGCCGCGCTGAAGCTCAAGTACGTGGTGATCACGAGCGTCGACCGCGACGACCTGCGCGACGGCGGCGCCGCCCACTTCGTCGAGTGCATCCGTGAAGTGCGCGAGCAGTCGCCGGAAACGCGCATCGAGATCCTGACGCCGGACTTCCGCGGCCGCCTCGACCGCGCGATTTCGATCCTCAACGCCGCGCCGCCGGACGTGATGAACCACAACCTCGAAACGGTGCCGCGCCTGTACAAGGAAGCGCGCCCGGGTTCGGACTACGCGCACTCGCTGAAGCTCCTGAAGGACTTCAAGGCGCTGCATCCGGACGTCGCGACGAAGTCGGGCCTGATGGTCGGCCTCGGCGAGACCGAAGAGGAAATCCTGCAGGTGATGCGCGACCTGCGCGCGCACGACGTCGACATGCTGACGGTCGGCCAGTACCTGCAGCCGTCCGAGCACCACCTGCCGGTGCGCGCGTACGTGCATCCGGATACGTTCAAGATGTACGAGGAAGAGGCGTACAAGATGGGCTTCACGCACGCGGCCGTCGGCGCGATGGTGCGCTCGAGCTATCACGCCGACCTGCAGGCGCATGGGGCCGGGGTGGTCTGA
- the lipB gene encoding lipoyl(octanoyl) transferase LipB — MSVSPVSTVSTPVAAPDSPAALPVPPVTVRWRGVELYDVSFGAMRAFTDARTADTGDEIWVVEHPPVYTLGQAGDPAHLLVADSGIPLVKVDRGGQITYHGPGQIVMYLLLDLRRRKLMVRPLVSRIEEAVIETLAAYNLASVRKAGAPGIYVASGLHEGAKIAALGLKIRNGCSYHGLSLNVKMDLRPFLAINPCGYAGLETVDMASLEVAADWNDVAHTLVRRLIVNLDGASAAADKPQALEHSND, encoded by the coding sequence ATGTCCGTCTCGCCGGTTTCCACTGTGTCCACGCCTGTCGCCGCACCCGATTCGCCCGCAGCCCTTCCGGTCCCGCCGGTGACGGTACGCTGGCGCGGCGTCGAGCTGTACGACGTGAGCTTCGGCGCGATGCGCGCGTTCACCGATGCGCGCACCGCGGACACCGGCGACGAAATCTGGGTGGTCGAGCATCCGCCCGTCTATACGCTCGGGCAGGCGGGCGATCCGGCCCACCTGCTGGTCGCCGACAGCGGCATCCCGCTCGTCAAGGTCGACCGCGGCGGGCAAATCACCTATCACGGCCCCGGCCAGATCGTCATGTACCTGCTGCTGGACTTGCGCCGGCGCAAGCTGATGGTCCGCCCGCTGGTGTCCCGGATCGAGGAGGCCGTGATCGAAACCCTCGCGGCGTATAATCTCGCCTCGGTCCGCAAGGCGGGCGCGCCGGGCATCTACGTGGCGTCGGGCCTTCACGAGGGCGCGAAGATCGCGGCCCTCGGCCTGAAGATCCGCAACGGCTGCAGTTATCACGGGCTGAGCCTGAACGTGAAGATGGATCTGCGCCCGTTTCTCGCGATCAATCCGTGCGGCTATGCCGGACTGGAAACCGTCGACATGGCGAGCCTCGAGGTTGCCGCCGACTGGAACGACGTCGCCCATACGCTGGTGCGCCGTCTGATTGTCAACCTCGACGGCGCATCCGCGGCCGCCGACAAGCCGCAGGCACTGGAACATTCGAATGACTGA
- a CDS encoding DUF2917 domain-containing protein, whose translation MQEISSSITFEIPPGETVPMRVQRSTRLTVQCGPVWATRSNDVGDYFLVDGETLRLRRGERLWLSAEGAGSACVAFSVSRPPKEVALTGLARLRERVAALFQNGWRTV comes from the coding sequence ATGCAAGAAATTTCTTCAAGCATCACGTTCGAGATTCCCCCCGGAGAAACCGTCCCGATGCGGGTGCAGCGCAGCACGCGGCTGACGGTCCAGTGCGGGCCGGTGTGGGCGACGCGCAGCAACGACGTCGGCGATTACTTCCTCGTGGACGGCGAAACGCTGCGGCTGCGCCGCGGCGAGCGCCTGTGGCTGAGCGCCGAGGGTGCGGGGAGTGCGTGCGTCGCGTTCTCGGTGTCGCGGCCGCCGAAGGAAGTCGCGCTGACGGGGCTCGCCCGGTTGCGCGAGCGCGTCGCGGCGCTGTTCCAGAACGGGTGGCGCACCGTCTGA
- a CDS encoding transcriptional regulator GcvA: MDLRQLPALNAIRAFEAAARHENFSRAADELFVTHGAVSHQVRALEEELGVQLFTRNGKRLCLTHAGIRYAQQVRTALMMLVEATREVRASDRDRRLVISMLSSFAARFVTPRIGSFIEQHPEIDVELQSTNALTDFARDDVDIAIRFGFGTYPGLYVEPLLDEVFFPACAPTLNGGVLPKTPADLVRYNLLRSDDELWRPWFDAAGLDTLTEPKRGILYQDSSNLLQAAIGGQGIALVRRSLAVHELRQGRLVRLFDIDGPSPWNYFFVCPPPLLGTPRVQAFRTWMLQEVAGFKLLCDELDARRAAEKSAAA; encoded by the coding sequence ATGGACCTGCGCCAGCTCCCCGCGCTGAACGCGATTCGCGCATTCGAGGCTGCCGCCCGCCACGAAAACTTCTCGCGCGCCGCCGACGAGCTGTTCGTCACGCACGGGGCGGTCAGCCACCAGGTGCGCGCGCTCGAGGAGGAGCTCGGCGTGCAGCTCTTCACGCGCAACGGCAAGCGCCTGTGCCTGACCCACGCGGGCATCCGCTACGCGCAGCAGGTCCGCACCGCGCTGATGATGCTCGTCGAGGCGACGCGCGAAGTGCGCGCGAGCGACCGCGACCGGCGGCTGGTGATCTCGATGCTGTCGTCGTTCGCGGCGCGCTTCGTGACGCCGCGCATCGGCTCGTTCATCGAGCAGCATCCGGAAATCGACGTCGAGCTGCAGTCGACCAACGCCCTCACCGATTTCGCGCGGGACGACGTCGACATCGCGATCCGCTTCGGGTTCGGCACCTATCCGGGGCTGTACGTGGAGCCGCTGCTCGACGAAGTGTTCTTCCCGGCCTGCGCGCCGACACTGAACGGCGGCGTGCTGCCGAAAACGCCCGCGGATCTGGTCCGCTACAACCTGCTGCGCTCCGACGACGAGCTGTGGCGGCCGTGGTTCGACGCGGCGGGCCTCGATACGCTGACGGAGCCGAAGCGCGGGATCCTGTACCAGGATTCGTCGAACCTGCTGCAGGCGGCGATCGGCGGCCAGGGCATCGCGCTCGTGCGGCGCTCGCTCGCGGTGCACGAGCTGCGGCAGGGGCGCCTCGTGCGCCTGTTCGACATCGATGGGCCGAGCCCGTGGAACTATTTCTTCGTGTGCCCGCCGCCGCTGCTGGGTACACCGCGCGTACAGGCGTTCAGGACGTGGATGCTGCAGGAAGTCGCCGGATTCAAGCTGCTGTGCGACGAACTGGACGCGCGCCGCGCGGCGGAGAAATCCGCCGCCGCGTGA
- a CDS encoding HP0495 family protein: MSEPSKTVELTGAIDTRKESLLEFPCDFPIKIMGKAHPEFKDTIFKVVSVHDNEIDLEKIEERASSGGNYTGLTITVRATSQEQLDNIYRALTGHPMVKVVL; encoded by the coding sequence ATGAGCGAACCGTCCAAAACCGTCGAGCTGACCGGCGCGATCGATACCCGGAAGGAATCGCTGCTGGAGTTCCCGTGCGATTTCCCGATCAAGATCATGGGCAAGGCGCACCCGGAGTTCAAGGACACGATCTTCAAGGTCGTGAGTGTCCATGACAACGAAATCGACCTCGAGAAGATCGAGGAGCGCGCGTCGAGCGGCGGCAACTACACCGGCCTCACGATCACCGTGCGCGCGACGAGCCAGGAGCAGCTCGACAACATCTACCGTGCGCTGACCGGCCATCCGATGGTCAAGGTCGTGCTCTGA
- a CDS encoding D-amino acid aminotransferase, whose product MSQAEFEPIVYLSVSSQEELVPLSQARVPVLDRGFIFGDGVYEVVPVYAHDGAHVPFRIAQHLARLERSLKKIGIANPHDDAGWRALIERVVAANADGLSARDALVYLQVTRGVARRSHAFPANAVPTVFMMTHPLRLPSEQERAAGVRCVTAEDRRWLHCDIKSTSLLGNVLMAQHAVEHDAFETLQLRDGKLTEGSSSNVWIVKNGELLAPPRSNKILEGIRYALLEELADECGIPFVAREISEVELRAADEIMITSATKEVLPVTSLDDLPVQGGKPGPVFAALYDAYQRAKAREFEQFDLTRRK is encoded by the coding sequence ATGAGCCAAGCCGAATTCGAACCGATCGTCTACCTGAGCGTCTCCTCGCAGGAGGAGCTGGTGCCGCTGTCGCAAGCCCGCGTGCCGGTGCTCGACCGCGGGTTCATCTTCGGCGACGGGGTGTATGAGGTCGTCCCCGTCTACGCGCACGACGGCGCGCACGTGCCGTTCCGGATCGCGCAGCATCTCGCGCGGCTCGAGCGCAGCCTGAAGAAGATCGGCATCGCCAACCCGCACGACGACGCGGGGTGGCGCGCGCTGATCGAGCGCGTCGTCGCGGCGAACGCCGACGGCCTCAGCGCACGCGACGCGCTCGTCTACCTTCAGGTGACGCGCGGCGTCGCGAGGCGCAGCCACGCGTTCCCGGCGAACGCCGTGCCGACCGTGTTCATGATGACGCACCCGCTGCGCCTGCCGTCCGAGCAAGAGCGCGCGGCCGGCGTGCGCTGCGTGACCGCCGAGGATCGGCGCTGGCTGCATTGCGACATCAAGTCGACCTCGCTGCTCGGCAACGTGCTGATGGCGCAGCATGCGGTCGAGCACGACGCGTTCGAGACGCTGCAGCTGCGCGACGGCAAGCTGACCGAAGGCTCGTCGTCGAACGTGTGGATCGTGAAGAACGGCGAGCTGCTTGCGCCGCCGCGCAGCAACAAGATCCTCGAGGGGATCCGCTACGCGCTGCTCGAGGAGCTGGCCGACGAATGCGGGATTCCGTTCGTCGCGCGCGAGATCAGCGAAGTGGAGCTGCGCGCGGCCGACGAGATCATGATCACGTCGGCGACGAAGGAGGTGCTGCCCGTCACGTCGCTCGACGATCTGCCGGTGCAGGGCGGCAAGCCCGGCCCGGTATTCGCGGCGTTGTACGACGCGTACCAGCGCGCGAAGGCGCGCGAGTTTGAACAGTTTGACCTAACCCGGAGAAAGTGA